One genomic window of Tenacibaculum tangerinum includes the following:
- the aqpZ gene encoding aquaporin Z has translation MKKYFAELLGTFWLVFGGCGSAIFAAGFPELGIGFAGVALAFGLTVLTMAYAVGHISGGHFNPAVTIGLWIGGKHTAKEVVPYIISQLIGALLAASFLYLIVSNRSGFESLGGFAANGYGALSPGGYTITAAFVTEFLLTMFFLLIILGSIHKNAPKGFAPIAIGLGLTLIHLISIPITNTSVNPARSMSQALFAGGGYISQVWLFWVAPIAGAVVGGFIYKALFDKE, from the coding sequence ATGAAAAAATATTTTGCTGAATTATTAGGAACATTTTGGTTAGTTTTTGGAGGTTGTGGTAGCGCTATTTTTGCTGCAGGTTTCCCTGAACTAGGAATTGGTTTTGCAGGCGTTGCATTAGCATTTGGATTAACAGTTTTAACCATGGCGTATGCTGTCGGACATATTTCTGGAGGACATTTTAATCCTGCAGTTACTATTGGTCTATGGATAGGAGGAAAGCACACTGCTAAAGAAGTGGTACCTTACATTATTTCTCAATTAATAGGTGCTTTGTTAGCGGCTTCTTTTTTATATTTAATAGTAAGCAATAGGAGTGGATTCGAATCACTTGGTGGGTTTGCAGCCAATGGTTATGGAGCATTATCGCCAGGAGGTTATACTATAACAGCGGCTTTTGTGACAGAATTTTTATTAACAATGTTTTTCTTGTTAATTATTTTAGGGAGTATACATAAAAATGCACCTAAAGGTTTTGCACCTATTGCAATTGGGTTGGGGTTAACATTAATTCATTTAATTAGTATTCCGATTACCAATACTTCTGTAAACCCTGCACGTTCTATGAGTCAAGCTTTATTTGCTGGTGGTGGATATATATCGCAAGTGTGGTTGTTTTGGGTGGCACCAATTGCAGGAGCAGTTGTAGGAGGTTTTATATATAAAGCGTTGTTTGATAAAGAATAG
- a CDS encoding membrane or secreted protein encodes MKLIFLTIGLLALAFAGIAIKIWAKKDGKFAGTCASQNPMLNESGEACGFCGKTPDQFDTCNEPQHQ; translated from the coding sequence ATGAAATTAATTTTTCTTACCATAGGATTATTAGCACTAGCATTTGCCGGAATTGCTATTAAAATTTGGGCAAAAAAAGATGGTAAATTTGCAGGTACTTGTGCTAGTCAAAACCCAATGCTGAACGAAAGCGGTGAGGCTTGTGGATTTTGTGGCAAAACTCCAGACCAGTTCGACACGTGTAACGAACCTCAACACCAATAA
- a CDS encoding Nramp family divalent metal transporter has product MKKSFLSLLGPGILFAGAAIGVSHLVQSTRAGADFGFGLLWALLLVHIIKYPFFQYGPRYASATGETLLDGYRKLGKGVLISYFILNFATMFTIQAAVTIVTASLASNLFGLSFDLVTWSIIIMLVSTVFLGVGKYKFLDNIMKYIIVILTISTIVAVSIALFKTDKGFSFQQIIPSGTVQVTFLIAFLGWMPAPLDISIWHSLWSVEKDKTTFERIKPKQAIFDFNIGYIGALSLGVCFVMLGALVMYQSGESFSNRGTVFASQLINLYTKNLGDFSAIFIGAAAFTAMFSTTITTLDASPRAMAKSYTLLLPKKRKLGYWFWLILLFIGTTIILYFFMSDMVFLVRVATVLSFLTAPFYAILNYVLITGKHTPKRYRPHMGLRILSIVGIVFLFGFSIWFLLSL; this is encoded by the coding sequence ATGAAAAAATCTTTTTTAAGCCTATTAGGTCCTGGAATATTGTTTGCCGGAGCAGCCATAGGTGTTTCTCATTTAGTACAATCTACCAGAGCTGGTGCCGATTTCGGTTTTGGTCTGCTCTGGGCATTGTTATTAGTACACATTATTAAATATCCTTTTTTTCAATACGGACCTCGATACGCAAGCGCAACAGGAGAAACACTGCTAGATGGTTACAGAAAACTAGGTAAAGGAGTTTTAATAAGCTACTTTATTTTAAATTTTGCCACCATGTTTACCATACAGGCAGCAGTTACTATTGTTACTGCTAGCTTAGCTTCTAATCTTTTTGGACTCTCTTTCGATTTGGTTACGTGGTCGATTATCATTATGCTTGTTAGTACTGTATTCTTAGGGGTTGGCAAATACAAGTTTTTAGACAATATAATGAAGTATATTATAGTTATTTTAACTATTAGTACTATAGTCGCTGTGAGTATCGCCTTGTTTAAAACAGACAAAGGCTTTAGTTTTCAACAAATAATACCTAGCGGAACTGTGCAAGTAACTTTTTTAATTGCTTTTCTTGGATGGATGCCTGCTCCGCTCGATATTTCAATCTGGCATTCGTTATGGTCGGTAGAAAAAGATAAAACCACTTTTGAAAGAATAAAACCTAAACAAGCTATTTTCGATTTTAATATTGGTTATATCGGAGCGCTATCGCTCGGTGTTTGTTTTGTGATGCTTGGAGCTTTGGTAATGTATCAATCTGGTGAATCGTTCTCTAACAGAGGGACTGTTTTTGCTTCGCAGCTTATCAATTTATACACCAAAAACCTTGGCGATTTCTCGGCAATATTTATAGGAGCTGCTGCTTTTACAGCCATGTTTAGTACTACTATTACAACTTTAGATGCTTCACCAAGAGCAATGGCAAAATCGTACACGTTACTTTTACCTAAAAAAAGAAAATTAGGGTATTGGTTTTGGCTAATTTTGCTATTTATAGGTACCACCATCATTCTATATTTCTTTATGAGTGACATGGTTTTTCTCGTTCGTGTAGCTACTGTATTATCTTTCTTAACAGCACCTTTTTATGCCATTTTAAATTATGTTTTAATTACAGGAAAACAT
- a CDS encoding RNA polymerase sigma factor encodes MEIDQEKVLYHIQQAKKGNQISFNYLLDTFWSSVYGFQLKKTQNDNDAEDITIQTFSKAFDKIQTFDENYQFKTWLIAISKNVYIDLLRKKKSAIYTQTTEAQEEVYAVADDAPSPEDKIITEQNLAKLLKDIKKLKPKYQEVINLRYFQELSYKEISEQIGEPINNVKVKLLRAKKLLAEIIKKS; translated from the coding sequence TTGGAAATAGATCAAGAAAAAGTACTTTATCATATTCAACAAGCAAAAAAAGGAAATCAAATATCTTTTAATTATTTGTTAGATACCTTTTGGTCAAGTGTATATGGTTTTCAGTTAAAGAAAACTCAAAATGATAACGATGCTGAAGATATTACCATTCAAACTTTTTCTAAAGCTTTTGATAAAATTCAAACATTCGATGAAAACTATCAGTTTAAAACTTGGTTAATTGCTATTTCAAAAAATGTGTATATAGATTTACTTCGTAAAAAAAAATCTGCTATTTACACTCAAACAACAGAGGCGCAAGAAGAGGTTTATGCAGTTGCTGACGATGCTCCTTCGCCAGAGGACAAAATAATTACCGAACAAAATTTAGCAAAACTCTTAAAAGATATTAAAAAACTAAAACCAAAATACCAAGAAGTAATCAATCTTCGTTATTTTCAAGAGTTAAGTTACAAGGAAATTTCTGAGCAGATAGGCGAACCAATAAACAATGTTAAAGTAAAATTACTACGAGCAAAAAAATTATTAGCTGAAATAATAAAGAAATCATAA